From a region of the Rhipicephalus microplus isolate Deutch F79 chromosome X, USDA_Rmic, whole genome shotgun sequence genome:
- the LOC119161081 gene encoding uncharacterized protein LOC119161081 isoform X2 yields MHRPRHRCLPGHVFWPVFCEPAHGQFSGHSRQQSYHAGQVHCWNEAFGCRFVSTLGDLLWHYESDCLYHVVECSKCTQVVLHDDLVKHHKNGCGTASSHSAEQSSPLESAAATPRNWLENPTMLLRDPCSQLPGITTLIYKAVEHAKTHEAWLKTCTSNFKASMLKLKQDMAEMSKVVSSTTSRENSAGVSLSAESEATVVLRKLEHFANMSINQFELMQQMVIQLAEQRSVIVDCKPLAYFLDSYNRLSNALSAENGLSNEISRQVYALHMENAEELFSCAPESKKLAGVSMPFTKDTYFTIAISMSTVSVKDTMLYLDIVFNGLFEDSRCVLSNWTVRVKHPNSVDLNLEGPRECRCDCTRPMETYVHFHRRFSVELDFVRSGGFLQNGCLMLEIQFDEA; encoded by the exons ATGCATCGCCCTCGTCATCGTTGTTTGCCTGGCCACGTGTTCTGGCCTGTGTTCTGCGAACCAGCGCATGGCCAGTTCTCGGGCCATTCTCGTCAGCAGTCATACCATGCCGGTCAG GTTCATTGCTGGAATGAAGCTTTTGGATGCCGGTTCGTGAGCACTTTGGGAGATCTGCTGTGGCATTATGAGAGTGACTGCCTGTATCACGTCGTAGAATGTTCGAAGTGCACCCAGGTGGTACTTCATGATGACCTGGTTAAGCACCACAAGAACGGCTGCGGCACCGCTTCATCGCATTCGGCCGAACAGAGTTCACCCTTGGAGTCAGCCGCGGCCACGCCTAGAAACTGGTTGGAAAACCCAACAATGCTTTTACGAGACCCTTGTAGCCAACTGCCTGGCATTACAACGCTGATTTATAAGGCTGTAGAACACGCTAAAACCCACGAAGCCTGGTTAAAGACCTGCACTAGTAACTTCAAGGCTTCTATGCTTAAACTGAAACAAGACATGGCTGAAATGTCCAAGGTTGTCTCTTCGACGACGTCCCGTGAGAACTCAGCAGGAGTATCTTTGTCGGCGGAGTCGGAGGCCACAGTCGTGCTCCGCAAATTGGAACACTTTGCCAACATGTCCATAAACCAGTTCGAACTGATGCAGCAGATGGTAATTCAGCTTGCAGAACAGCGGTCTGTGATCGTGGATTGCAAGCCCCTTGCGTATTTTCTCGACAGCTACAACCGCTTAAGCAATGCATTATCCGCAGAAAATGGCTTGAGCAATGAAATTTCGAGGCAAGTCTACGCATTGCACATGGAGAATGCCGAAGAACTTTTTTCGTGCGCGCCAGAATCAAAGAAGCTTGCTGGTGTGTCTATGCCCTTTACGAAAGATACATATTTCACGATTGCAATCTCGATGAGTACTGTTTCTGTAAAGGATACCATGCTCTACCTAGACATTGTGTTTAACGGACTCTTTGAGGACTCTCGGTGCGTATTGAGTAACTGGACCGTGAGAGTTAAACATCCCAATAGTGTAGACCTAAATCTAGAAGGCCCCCGTGAATGTCGCTGTGACTGTACGCGACCTATGGAAACATATGTGCATTTTCACCGTCGTTTCTCTGTAGAGCTTGATTTCGTGAGGTCTGGCGGCTTTCTCCAAAACGGCTGTTTGATGCTCGAGATCCAATTTGACGAGGCTTAA